The following coding sequences are from one Pseudonocardia sp. HH130630-07 window:
- a CDS encoding ATP-dependent helicase — MSALDGFSPATRQWFEGAFAAPTPAQEGAWAAAQQGRNALVVAPTGSGKTLAAFLWALDRLAAAPVPEEPRRRCRVLYVSPLKALAVDVQRNLRSPLTGIRQSAQRLGAPVPDVTVGMRTGDTPADERRQFQRTPPDVLVTTPESLFLLLTSAARESLRGITTIILDEVHAVAGTKRGAHLALSLERLEEITEAAPQRIGLSATVRPVDEVSTFLSGTRPVEVVQPSTPKTITVEVQVPVPDLAALDERPAPGSTDEEVVGSAAGTAQRPSIWPAVEERLLGLVREHRSTIVFTNSRRLAERLTSRLNELAAEQAEQAAEAAGEAGDGGPGEPPERTAFPAEAAGQSGVGGGALPSVAKAHHGSMSRDQRTLVEEELKSGVLPCVVATSSLELGIDMGAVDLVVQVEAPPSVASGLQRVGRAGHQVGAVSEGVVFPKYRGDLVSCAVVAERMTSGSIESTRYPRNPLDVLAQQIVAMVAMEPWSLPDLAATVRRAAPFAAMPDSALHSVLDMLAGRYPSEEFGELRARITWDRVTDELRGRPGAQRLAVTSGGTIPDRGLFSVMTPGGADGAGSRVGELDEEMVYESRVGDTFLLGTSSWRVEDITHDRVIVTPAPGVPARMPFWKGESIGRPLELGRAVGAFVREMSGLADGAARERAAAAGLDEWASDNLLSYLREQRESTRHVPSDRTILVERFRDELGDWRLVVHSPFGAQVNGPWALAIAARMRERRGVEVSASGADDGIVLRLPDAVDDAGTEVVPSAEDVLLEPGEIEQIVVAELGNSALYASRFRECAARALLLPRRDPRRRSPLWQQRQRSAQLLAVAGKFEQFPITLEAMRECVQDVYDLPGLRELMGDVGSRRVKVAEVETAQPSPFARSLLFGYVGMFLYEADAPLAERRAAALSLDSTLLAELLGSEAIRELLDPEVLAEVEAQLQRTDPERHARDAEGAADLLRFLGDLSEADGRARGVDPAWFAELERTRRALRVRIAGTERFVAVEDAGRIRDALGAALPVGVPEVFTEPVPDPLGDLVLRHARTHGPFTPAECAARFGLGVAVVAGVLDRLTGTGRLVKGELRPQAAVPAGSRTETEYCDAEVLRRLRRASLAKLRHEVEPVEQRALGRFLPAWQGVQVRSGTDRRGRVRRAPGAEDVLGVVEQLAGAPLPASAVESLVLPARLPGYTPALLDELTASGEVTWVGCGALAGQDGWLALAPADVADLLLPAPDLDTAGTPLHTAVLAALGLTDPAALTDPDAGADQAGGALFFRELATRAGMLLTEQEEPAPSDDEVVAAVWDLVWAGALTNDTLGPLRARLSGSGNRRGGAGRQGGAHRTARRAPRGRYAQLRAGRPAMPSRGGPPSVGGRWSVTVPREPDPTRRAHAAAEAFLERHGVLTRGALGTERVTGGFAAVYKVLRAMEESGRCRRGYIVEGLGAAQFAVPGAIDRVRALAGPDAASAGTDRPAPTHGGPGGSGVGSAPHDPAATGPEEYGSGTGDEIDGDADGAAPARWAPDDGVPDDLRRPGMFGGSPGAGGPPRAPREAWRSLSRVVLAAADPAQPYGAALPWPETVGGTRHRPGRKAGALVALVDGAPALYVERGGKSLLSFTTEHDELRAGAETLAGAVHEGWLGALAVERADGQDSLASELSEVLTEAGFRVTPKGLRLRA, encoded by the coding sequence GTGAGCGCACTCGACGGCTTCTCCCCCGCCACCCGCCAGTGGTTCGAGGGGGCGTTCGCCGCGCCCACCCCGGCCCAGGAGGGCGCGTGGGCGGCGGCGCAGCAGGGGCGCAACGCGCTCGTCGTCGCGCCCACCGGTTCCGGCAAGACGCTGGCGGCGTTCCTGTGGGCGCTGGACCGGCTGGCCGCGGCGCCGGTGCCCGAGGAGCCGCGGCGCCGCTGCCGCGTCCTGTACGTCTCCCCGCTGAAGGCGCTCGCCGTCGACGTGCAGCGCAACCTGCGCTCGCCGCTGACCGGCATCCGGCAGTCGGCACAGCGGCTCGGGGCCCCGGTGCCGGACGTGACCGTCGGGATGCGCACCGGCGACACCCCCGCCGACGAGCGGCGGCAGTTCCAGCGCACCCCGCCGGACGTGCTGGTGACCACCCCGGAGTCGCTGTTCCTGCTGCTCACCTCGGCCGCGCGGGAGTCGCTGCGCGGGATCACCACGATCATCCTCGACGAGGTGCACGCGGTGGCGGGCACCAAACGGGGCGCCCATCTCGCGCTCTCCCTGGAGCGCCTGGAGGAGATCACCGAGGCCGCGCCGCAACGGATCGGGTTGTCGGCGACGGTGCGCCCGGTCGACGAGGTCTCCACGTTCCTGTCCGGCACCCGCCCGGTGGAGGTGGTGCAGCCGAGCACCCCCAAGACGATCACCGTCGAGGTGCAGGTGCCGGTCCCGGACCTCGCCGCGCTCGACGAGCGGCCCGCGCCGGGCAGCACCGACGAGGAGGTCGTCGGCTCCGCGGCCGGGACGGCACAGCGTCCCTCGATCTGGCCCGCCGTCGAGGAGCGGCTGCTCGGCCTGGTCCGCGAGCACCGGTCGACGATCGTGTTCACGAACTCCCGGCGGCTCGCGGAGCGATTGACCTCCCGGCTGAACGAGCTGGCTGCCGAACAGGCCGAACAGGCCGCCGAGGCGGCCGGCGAGGCGGGGGACGGCGGCCCCGGGGAGCCGCCGGAGCGCACCGCCTTCCCCGCCGAGGCGGCCGGTCAGTCCGGCGTCGGCGGCGGTGCGCTCCCGTCGGTCGCGAAGGCGCACCACGGCTCGATGTCGCGCGACCAGCGGACCCTGGTCGAGGAGGAGCTGAAGTCGGGGGTGCTGCCGTGCGTGGTCGCCACCTCCAGCCTGGAGCTGGGGATCGACATGGGTGCGGTTGACCTGGTGGTGCAGGTGGAGGCGCCGCCGTCGGTCGCCTCCGGCCTGCAGCGGGTCGGCCGGGCCGGGCACCAGGTGGGGGCGGTCTCCGAGGGCGTCGTGTTCCCGAAGTACCGGGGTGACCTGGTGTCCTGCGCGGTCGTCGCCGAACGGATGACGTCCGGGTCCATCGAGTCGACCCGGTACCCGCGCAACCCGCTCGACGTCCTCGCCCAGCAGATCGTCGCGATGGTCGCGATGGAGCCGTGGTCGCTGCCGGACCTGGCGGCGACCGTCCGCCGGGCGGCGCCGTTCGCGGCCATGCCGGACTCGGCGCTGCACTCGGTGCTGGACATGCTGGCCGGGCGTTACCCGTCGGAGGAGTTCGGCGAGCTGCGGGCCCGGATCACCTGGGACCGGGTGACCGACGAGCTGCGTGGCCGGCCGGGCGCCCAGCGGCTCGCCGTCACCTCCGGCGGCACGATCCCGGACCGTGGTCTGTTCAGCGTGATGACCCCGGGCGGGGCCGACGGTGCCGGGTCCCGGGTCGGCGAGCTCGACGAGGAGATGGTCTACGAGTCCCGGGTCGGCGACACCTTCCTGCTCGGGACGTCGTCGTGGCGGGTCGAGGACATCACGCACGACCGGGTGATCGTCACCCCGGCACCGGGTGTCCCGGCCCGGATGCCGTTCTGGAAGGGCGAGTCGATCGGCCGGCCGCTGGAGCTGGGCCGGGCGGTCGGAGCGTTCGTCCGCGAGATGTCCGGGCTGGCCGACGGTGCGGCCCGCGAGCGCGCCGCCGCGGCCGGGCTCGACGAGTGGGCGAGCGACAACCTGCTCTCCTACCTGCGCGAACAGCGGGAGTCGACCCGGCACGTCCCCAGCGACCGCACGATCCTGGTCGAGCGGTTCCGCGACGAGCTGGGCGACTGGCGGCTCGTCGTGCACTCCCCGTTCGGGGCCCAGGTCAACGGGCCGTGGGCACTGGCGATCGCTGCGCGGATGCGGGAGCGCCGGGGCGTCGAGGTGAGCGCCTCGGGTGCCGACGACGGGATCGTGCTGCGCCTGCCGGACGCGGTGGACGACGCCGGGACCGAGGTCGTCCCGAGCGCGGAGGACGTCCTGCTGGAGCCGGGCGAGATCGAGCAGATCGTGGTCGCCGAGCTGGGGAACTCGGCGCTGTACGCGTCGCGGTTCCGGGAGTGCGCCGCACGGGCGCTGCTGCTCCCGCGGCGGGACCCGCGGCGGCGCAGCCCGCTGTGGCAGCAGCGGCAGCGCTCGGCGCAGCTGCTCGCCGTGGCCGGCAAGTTCGAGCAGTTCCCGATCACCCTGGAGGCGATGCGGGAGTGCGTGCAGGACGTCTACGACCTGCCGGGCCTGCGCGAGCTGATGGGCGACGTCGGGTCCCGCCGGGTCAAGGTCGCCGAGGTCGAGACGGCACAGCCGTCGCCGTTCGCGCGCAGCCTGCTGTTCGGCTACGTCGGCATGTTCCTCTACGAGGCCGACGCGCCGCTCGCGGAACGGCGGGCCGCGGCGCTGTCGCTGGACTCGACGCTGCTGGCCGAGCTGCTGGGGTCCGAGGCGATCCGGGAGCTGCTCGATCCGGAGGTGCTCGCCGAGGTCGAGGCCCAGCTGCAGCGCACCGACCCGGAGCGGCACGCCCGCGACGCCGAGGGCGCCGCCGACCTGCTCCGGTTCCTCGGCGACCTGTCCGAGGCCGACGGGCGCGCCCGCGGCGTCGACCCGGCGTGGTTCGCCGAGCTGGAGCGCACCCGGCGGGCGCTGCGGGTGCGGATCGCCGGGACGGAGCGGTTCGTCGCGGTCGAGGACGCCGGGCGGATCCGGGACGCGCTGGGGGCGGCGCTGCCGGTCGGGGTGCCCGAGGTCTTCACCGAGCCGGTGCCGGACCCGCTGGGTGACCTGGTGCTGCGGCACGCCCGGACGCACGGGCCGTTCACCCCGGCCGAGTGCGCGGCCCGGTTCGGGCTCGGGGTGGCGGTGGTGGCCGGGGTGCTCGACCGGCTCACCGGGACCGGCCGGCTGGTGAAGGGCGAGCTGCGTCCGCAGGCCGCGGTGCCGGCCGGGTCGCGCACCGAGACCGAGTACTGCGACGCCGAGGTCCTGCGCCGGTTGCGCCGCGCGTCGCTGGCGAAGCTGCGCCACGAGGTCGAGCCGGTCGAGCAGCGGGCGCTGGGGCGTTTCCTCCCGGCGTGGCAGGGCGTGCAGGTGCGGTCCGGGACCGACCGGCGCGGCCGGGTCCGCCGCGCGCCCGGCGCGGAGGACGTGCTCGGTGTCGTCGAGCAGCTGGCCGGGGCACCGCTGCCGGCCAGCGCGGTGGAGTCGCTGGTCCTGCCGGCCCGGCTGCCGGGCTACACCCCGGCCCTGCTCGACGAGCTGACGGCGTCGGGCGAGGTCACCTGGGTGGGCTGCGGGGCGCTCGCCGGTCAGGACGGCTGGCTGGCGCTGGCCCCGGCCGACGTCGCGGACCTGCTGCTGCCCGCACCCGATCTCGACACCGCGGGCACCCCGCTGCACACCGCGGTCCTGGCCGCGCTGGGGCTGACCGACCCGGCCGCCCTCACCGATCCGGATGCGGGCGCCGACCAGGCCGGCGGTGCCCTGTTCTTCCGCGAGCTCGCCACCCGCGCCGGGATGCTGCTGACCGAGCAGGAGGAACCGGCCCCGTCCGACGACGAGGTGGTGGCCGCGGTCTGGGACCTGGTGTGGGCGGGCGCGCTCACCAACGACACCCTCGGGCCGCTGCGGGCGCGGTTGTCCGGCAGCGGCAACCGGCGCGGCGGCGCCGGCCGCCAGGGTGGTGCGCACCGGACGGCCCGGCGCGCGCCGCGCGGCCGGTACGCGCAGCTCCGCGCCGGGCGCCCGGCGATGCCGAGCCGGGGCGGGCCGCCGTCGGTCGGGGGGCGCTGGTCGGTCACGGTGCCCCGGGAGCCGGACCCGACCCGCCGGGCGCACGCGGCGGCGGAGGCGTTCCTGGAGCGGCACGGCGTGCTGACCAGGGGTGCGCTCGGCACCGAGCGGGTGACCGGCGGGTTCGCCGCGGTGTACAAGGTGCTGCGCGCGATGGAGGAGTCCGGCCGCTGCCGCCGCGGCTACATCGTGGAGGGCCTGGGTGCCGCCCAGTTCGCCGTCCCCGGGGCGATCGACCGGGTGCGTGCACTCGCCGGCCCGGACGCCGCGTCGGCGGGAACCGACCGGCCGGCCCCGACGCACGGCGGACCGGGCGGATCCGGAGTGGGTTCCGCGCCGCACGATCCCGCAGCCACCGGTCCGGAGGAGTACGGGTCCGGCACCGGCGACGAGATCGACGGGGACGCCGACGGTGCGGCTCCGGCGAGGTGGGCGCCGGACGACGGGGTTCCCGACGATCTGCGCCGGCCGGGCATGTTCGGCGGCTCCCCCGGGGCGGGCGGGCCGCCGCGGGCACCCCGCGAGGCGTGGCGGTCGCTGTCGCGGGTGGTGCTCGCCGCGGCCGATCCGGCGCAGCCCTACGGGGCGGCGCTGCCGTGGCCGGAGACCGTCGGCGGGACCCGGCACCGCCCGGGGCGCAAGGCCGGTGCGCTGGTCGCGCTCGTGGACGGGGCCCCCGCGCTCTACGTCGAGCGGGGCGGCAAGTCGTTGCTGTCGTTCACCACCGAGCACGACGAGCTGCGGGCCGGGGCCGAGACCCTCGCCGGAGCCGTGCACGAGGGCTGGCTCGGGGCGCTGGCCGTGGAACGCGCCGACGGGCAGGACTCGCTGGCCTCCGAGCTGTCCGAGGTGCTCACCGAAGCCGGTTTCCGGGTCACACCGAAGGGACTGCGGCTGCGTGCGTGA
- a CDS encoding DUF3046 domain-containing protein, with protein sequence MRLSHFRELMEGEFGPVRAASLSRDHVFAELGGQTVEQAIESGVELRRIWRAVCQAYEVPPTRR encoded by the coding sequence GTGCGACTGAGCCACTTCCGCGAACTGATGGAGGGCGAGTTCGGCCCGGTGCGGGCGGCGTCGCTGTCCCGTGACCACGTGTTCGCCGAGCTGGGCGGGCAGACCGTCGAGCAGGCGATCGAGTCCGGGGTCGAGCTGCGCCGGATCTGGCGTGCCGTGTGCCAGGCCTACGAGGTGCCGCCGACCCGCCGCTGA
- the recA gene encoding recombinase RecA: MSSPDRGKALELALAQIEKNHGKGSVMRLGDQTRVPISAISTGSIALDVALGVGGIPRGRVVEIYGPESSGKTTVALHAVASAQAAGGVAAFVDAEHALDPEYAKALGVDTDELLVSQPDTGEQALEIADMLIRSGALDIIVIDSVAALVPRAEIEGEMGDSHVGLQARLMSQALRKITGALSTSGTTAIFINQLREKIGVMFGSPETTTGGKALKFYASVRMDIRRIETLKDGTDMVGSRTRVKVVKNKVAPPFKQAEFDVLYGVGISKEGSLIDVGVEQGIIRKSGAWYTYEGDQMGQGKENTRKFLKENPDVAAEVEKRIKEKLGIGAVVDAEETAPVEPLPAPVDF; the protein is encoded by the coding sequence ATGTCCAGTCCGGACCGCGGCAAGGCGCTGGAACTCGCCCTCGCCCAGATCGAGAAGAACCACGGCAAGGGATCGGTGATGCGCCTGGGCGACCAGACGCGGGTCCCGATCAGTGCCATCTCCACCGGGTCGATCGCGCTCGACGTCGCGCTCGGCGTCGGCGGTATCCCGCGCGGCCGCGTCGTCGAGATCTACGGCCCGGAGTCCAGCGGTAAGACCACGGTCGCGCTGCACGCGGTCGCGAGCGCCCAGGCCGCCGGTGGCGTGGCCGCGTTCGTCGACGCCGAGCACGCGCTCGACCCGGAGTACGCGAAGGCCCTCGGCGTCGACACCGACGAGCTGCTGGTCTCCCAGCCCGACACCGGTGAGCAGGCGCTGGAGATCGCGGACATGCTGATCCGCTCCGGCGCGCTCGACATCATCGTCATCGACTCGGTGGCCGCGCTCGTGCCGCGCGCCGAGATCGAGGGCGAGATGGGTGACAGCCACGTCGGTCTGCAGGCCCGGCTGATGAGCCAGGCACTGCGGAAGATCACCGGTGCGCTGAGCACGTCGGGCACCACCGCCATCTTCATCAACCAGCTGCGCGAGAAGATCGGCGTGATGTTCGGGTCCCCGGAGACCACGACCGGTGGTAAGGCGCTGAAGTTCTACGCCTCGGTCCGGATGGACATCCGCCGGATCGAGACCCTGAAGGACGGCACCGACATGGTCGGCAGCCGGACCCGGGTCAAGGTCGTGAAGAACAAGGTGGCCCCGCCGTTCAAGCAGGCCGAGTTCGACGTGCTCTACGGCGTCGGGATCAGCAAGGAGGGTTCGCTGATCGACGTGGGTGTCGAGCAGGGGATCATCCGGAAGTCCGGTGCCTGGTACACCTACGAGGGCGACCAGATGGGACAGGGCAAGGAGAACACCCGCAAGTTCCTGAAGGAGAACCCCGACGTCGCGGCCGAGGTCGAGAAGCGGATCAAGGAGAAGCTCGGGATCGGCGCCGTCGTCGATGCCGAGGAGACCGCTCCGGTCGAGCCGCTGCCGGCTCCGGTCGACTTCTGA
- a CDS encoding RecX family transcriptional regulator produces the protein MPTDGSGEPASAVSLDELFGAAREPGEHRETGAGRAGADAGPAAAGSGAEAGSVTGSGTAGYVATGSGATGLGTGEDRTGGGGDPTAGPRVLGIDEFLAEPAGRPDDGVRGLTVDELGSGAPVPDGDGPRAVSFDGPPARATRPRGGARRTRRSGGDSAGTVGSASPGPDAAGPGVAEPDVAEPARRGSARGGSTRAGAGRGGGRRGRAVPADETPAEQEARAKETCLRLLTDRARTVKELRDALLRKEIPEDVADRVLGRFDEVGLLDDQAFAEQWVRSRHRHRGLGKRAIAQELQRKGVARETADEALAEVDDDSERERARELVTRRLRSLPIGSREERQSSARKLVGMLARKGYGPGVAYGVVKEEIAAAGADADEMGEPPPDE, from the coding sequence GTGCCGACGGACGGGTCCGGCGAGCCGGCGTCGGCCGTCTCGCTGGACGAACTCTTCGGCGCGGCCCGGGAGCCGGGCGAGCATCGGGAGACCGGTGCCGGCCGGGCCGGGGCCGATGCCGGGCCGGCTGCGGCCGGCTCCGGTGCGGAAGCCGGGTCCGTGACCGGGTCCGGCACCGCCGGGTACGTCGCGACCGGGTCCGGCGCGACCGGGCTCGGCACCGGCGAGGACCGGACCGGCGGGGGCGGTGACCCGACCGCCGGCCCGCGGGTGCTGGGCATCGACGAGTTCCTGGCCGAGCCCGCCGGGCGACCGGACGACGGCGTGCGCGGGCTCACGGTCGACGAGCTGGGTTCCGGCGCCCCCGTGCCCGACGGGGACGGCCCCCGGGCGGTGTCGTTCGACGGTCCGCCCGCGCGCGCCACCCGTCCGCGCGGTGGCGCCCGGCGCACCCGGCGGTCCGGCGGCGACAGTGCCGGGACCGTCGGCTCCGCGAGCCCCGGGCCGGATGCCGCCGGGCCCGGTGTCGCCGAGCCCGATGTCGCCGAGCCCGCACGTCGCGGGTCCGCGCGCGGTGGGTCGACGCGGGCGGGTGCCGGGCGTGGTGGCGGTCGCCGTGGTCGGGCCGTGCCCGCCGACGAGACCCCCGCCGAGCAGGAGGCCCGGGCCAAGGAGACCTGCCTGCGCCTGCTCACCGACCGGGCCCGCACCGTGAAGGAGCTCCGCGACGCGCTGTTGCGCAAGGAGATCCCCGAGGACGTGGCCGACCGTGTCCTCGGCCGGTTCGACGAGGTCGGCCTGCTCGACGACCAGGCCTTCGCCGAGCAGTGGGTGCGCTCCCGGCACCGCCACCGCGGACTCGGCAAGCGGGCCATCGCCCAGGAGCTGCAGCGCAAGGGCGTCGCCAGGGAGACCGCCGACGAGGCGCTGGCCGAGGTCGACGACGACTCCGAGCGTGAGCGCGCCCGCGAACTCGTCACGCGGCGCCTGCGCTCGTTGCCGATCGGGTCGCGCGAGGAGCGCCAGTCCTCGGCCCGCAAGCTCGTCGGGATGCTCGCCCGCAAGGGATACGGCCCCGGCGTCGCCTACGGCGTCGTGAAGGAGGAGATCGCCGCCGCCGGTGCCGACGCCGACGAGATGGGCGAGCCCCCACCGGACGAGTGA
- a CDS encoding LysR family transcriptional regulator: MTLQQLMYFVAVADVRSFTRAADQVGVAQPTLSRSLRSLEDELGAPLINRGSAVTLTPAGETVLPLARRMLADADMVRTTVAEMVGLRSGRVRVGATPSLCIGVLSDVLRVFHARHPEIAVELAEDGSQPLVTALVRNELDIALVIVPPDGVDPALHSAPLLRERLSVASPRARRPLSPRGSISVPELAKHDLVMVRKGYDLREVTLRAYAVAGVTPRIAVEGGQMDAVLRMVEAGTGVAVVPDLVFSGRPRLRRTVLTPALHRTVALARRADVAPAPAVIAFADTLLEHMSDTSASLREGASDVQVLHRHRSGRELLG; encoded by the coding sequence GTGACACTTCAGCAGCTCATGTACTTCGTGGCGGTGGCCGACGTGCGCAGCTTCACTCGGGCGGCCGACCAGGTGGGTGTTGCCCAGCCCACGCTCAGCCGCTCGTTGCGCTCGCTGGAGGACGAGCTCGGGGCCCCGTTGATCAACCGCGGCTCGGCGGTGACGCTGACCCCGGCCGGTGAGACCGTGCTCCCGCTGGCCCGGCGGATGCTCGCCGACGCCGACATGGTCCGCACCACCGTGGCCGAGATGGTCGGTCTGCGCAGCGGCCGGGTCCGGGTCGGGGCCACCCCGTCGCTGTGCATCGGCGTGCTGTCCGACGTGCTGCGGGTCTTCCACGCCCGGCACCCGGAGATCGCCGTGGAGCTCGCCGAGGACGGCTCCCAGCCACTGGTGACCGCACTGGTCCGCAACGAGCTCGACATCGCACTGGTCATCGTGCCGCCGGACGGTGTCGACCCGGCCCTGCACTCCGCCCCGTTGCTGCGGGAACGGCTCTCGGTCGCCTCCCCACGGGCCCGCCGACCGCTGTCGCCGCGGGGCTCCATCTCGGTGCCCGAGCTGGCGAAGCACGACCTGGTCATGGTGCGCAAGGGCTACGACCTGCGCGAGGTGACGCTGCGGGCCTACGCGGTCGCCGGCGTGACCCCGCGGATCGCGGTCGAGGGCGGCCAGATGGACGCGGTGCTGCGGATGGTCGAGGCGGGCACCGGCGTCGCGGTGGTCCCGGACCTGGTGTTCAGCGGCCGCCCGCGGCTGCGGCGCACGGTGCTCACCCCCGCCCTGCACCGCACCGTGGCGCTGGCCCGGCGGGCGGACGTCGCCCCGGCGCCCGCGGTCATCGCGTTCGCCGACACCCTGCTGGAGCACATGTCCGACACCTCGGCGTCGCTGCGCGAGGGGGCGAGCGACGTGCAGGTGCTGCACCGGCACCGCAGCGGGCGGGAACTGCTCGGCTGA
- a CDS encoding succinate dehydrogenase cytochrome b subunit — translation MSEKSRDGGAAKAAAKPRRPRTPSAFLKLVMAVSGVFLLLYVVLHMIGNLKIFFGPESIDHYAAWLRTILEPALPYGGMLWIVRVVLLVSVIAHIWSATVLALRAKRARPIKYAGGSYKVKGSYAARTMRWGGVIIVLFVIYHLLDLTAGTLNPNGVHLEAYNNLAADFTLDRWYVTLFYLLSVVALGFHVQHGIFSGIQTLGWSSNSRERTIKTVATVFAVVLTLGFVSVPLAVTFGVV, via the coding sequence ATGTCCGAGAAGTCCCGGGACGGCGGTGCGGCCAAGGCCGCCGCCAAGCCCCGGCGTCCGCGCACACCGAGCGCGTTCCTGAAGCTCGTGATGGCGGTGAGCGGCGTCTTCCTCCTGCTCTACGTCGTCCTGCACATGATCGGGAACCTGAAGATCTTCTTCGGGCCGGAGTCGATCGATCACTACGCGGCCTGGCTGCGCACGATCCTCGAACCCGCACTGCCCTACGGCGGCATGCTGTGGATCGTCCGCGTGGTCCTGCTCGTGTCGGTGATCGCGCACATCTGGTCGGCGACCGTGCTGGCGCTGCGCGCGAAGCGCGCCCGCCCGATCAAGTACGCGGGTGGTTCCTACAAGGTCAAGGGCAGCTACGCGGCGCGCACCATGCGCTGGGGCGGCGTCATCATCGTGCTGTTCGTGATCTACCACCTGCTCGACCTCACCGCGGGCACGCTCAACCCGAACGGCGTGCACCTGGAGGCGTACAACAACCTCGCGGCCGACTTCACCCTCGACCGCTGGTACGTGACCCTGTTCTACCTGCTGTCCGTGGTCGCGCTGGGCTTCCACGTCCAGCACGGCATCTTCTCCGGCATCCAGACCCTCGGGTGGTCGTCGAACAGCCGCGAGCGCACCATCAAGACGGTGGCCACGGTGTTCGCCGTCGTGCTCACCCTGGGGTTCGTCTCGGTGCCCCTCGCCGTCACGTTCGGAGTGGTCTGA